Proteins co-encoded in one Listeria ivanovii subsp. ivanovii genomic window:
- a CDS encoding PTS sugar transporter subunit IIB: MKNIVLVCAAGMSTSLLVTKMRKAAEARGEECEIEAYSIAEVSNLIDDADVVLLGPQVRYQKKTVDELAAGKIPVDVIDMAAYGTMNGEKVLGQALDLIEGYQK; the protein is encoded by the coding sequence ATGAAAAATATTGTTTTAGTATGTGCGGCAGGGATGTCAACAAGCCTTTTAGTAACAAAAATGCGTAAAGCAGCAGAAGCACGTGGAGAAGAATGTGAAATCGAAGCGTACTCTATCGCTGAAGTAAGTAATTTAATTGATGATGCAGATGTAGTACTTTTAGGACCACAAGTGCGTTATCAGAAGAAAACAGTTGATGAATTAGCTGCTGGTAAAATTCCAGTAGATGTAATCGACATGGCCGCTTACGGTACGATGAACGGGGAAAAAGTACTTGGCCAAGCATTAGATTTAATTGAAGGTTATCAAAAATAA
- a CDS encoding ABC transporter permease — translation MFLGLRELVYSKLRYILVTGIMVLIMLLSLILSGLANGLAYDNASSVADNGVPYYVLSKDAQDKLSRSQFPESKLAEVKKDENVKDAAVLGQSMQTLKRESDDKKFSVALFGIQPDSFLAPKISEGNSIQVTKPDEIVVDSSLKSDGIKIGDILMDDILNRELTVVGFTENQKYSHAPVVYLNIATWQEINPVLYHQKIPQTSTIAIKTDNPDKGVTLSDKDLTTIDHKGFLNQIPGYSAEQMTLNMMIYFLIVIGGFILTAFFYVMTLQKTTQFGILKALGTKTSYLAKSIVTQVVIISLISILISVGVTLILPSIMPEAMPFRLSSMTIALYSGIFFLVALIGALLSLRRIAKVDALDAIRGGDE, via the coding sequence ATGTTTTTAGGTCTTCGCGAATTAGTTTATTCTAAGTTGCGCTATATTTTAGTAACAGGCATCATGGTTTTAATTATGTTACTATCACTTATTTTATCTGGGCTAGCAAATGGACTTGCCTACGATAATGCTTCATCCGTTGCAGATAACGGGGTTCCATATTATGTTCTCAGCAAAGACGCCCAAGACAAATTATCTCGCTCACAGTTTCCAGAATCCAAACTTGCAGAAGTGAAAAAGGACGAGAATGTAAAAGACGCTGCGGTTCTTGGACAATCCATGCAAACATTAAAACGGGAAAGCGATGACAAAAAGTTCAGTGTGGCGCTTTTCGGTATTCAACCAGATAGTTTCCTTGCTCCAAAAATTTCAGAAGGAAATAGCATACAGGTAACCAAACCAGATGAAATTGTAGTCGATTCTTCTCTTAAATCAGACGGAATTAAAATCGGCGACATTTTGATGGATGATATTTTAAACAGAGAACTTACGGTAGTTGGTTTTACAGAAAACCAAAAATACAGCCATGCGCCAGTTGTTTATCTTAACATCGCAACTTGGCAAGAAATAAATCCTGTTTTATATCACCAAAAAATCCCACAAACAAGTACGATTGCCATTAAAACAGACAATCCAGACAAAGGGGTAACACTTTCAGATAAAGATTTAACAACGATTGACCACAAAGGCTTTTTAAATCAAATCCCTGGGTATTCTGCTGAACAAATGACGCTTAACATGATGATTTATTTCTTGATTGTTATTGGCGGATTTATTCTAACAGCTTTCTTCTATGTAATGACGCTACAAAAAACGACCCAGTTTGGTATTTTAAAAGCGCTCGGCACGAAAACAAGTTATTTAGCGAAAAGCATTGTTACTCAAGTGGTGATTATTTCGCTTATCAGTATTTTAATCAGCGTGGGCGTAACACTCATTTTACCAAGTATTATGCCTGAAGCGATGCCATTTAGACTAAGTTCCATGACAATTGCGCTTTACAGTGGAATATTCTTCTTAGTTGCTTTAATTGGAGCACTTTTATCACTTAGACGAATTGCTAAAGTAGACGCATTAGATGCTATTCGAGGAGGTGATGAATAA
- a CDS encoding DeoR/GlpR family DNA-binding transcription regulator: protein MLSIERKRAIVQYVKSRKIATVSELAKHFEVHEATIRRDLTSLEKDKKLKRTHGGVMIEEKVVSEPNWKKRSEVRYEEKQRIATLAATMVKDGDTIILDAGTTTGHIATALKDRSKLTVITNDINVASIMRFSPSKVIVTGGVIYPETFILNGMITSGTLQSIHVHKAFVTTPALDIDKGLMHYDEYLIPAKQQMLHSADEVILVTDHTKFGRISLYKYAALDEISSIITGKEIDPVLKGHFEEKGMQIYTT, encoded by the coding sequence GTGTTATCGATTGAACGGAAACGAGCCATTGTCCAATACGTTAAAAGCCGGAAAATAGCAACTGTCAGCGAATTAGCTAAACATTTCGAAGTTCATGAAGCCACCATTCGCCGCGATTTAACATCCCTAGAAAAAGATAAAAAACTAAAAAGAACGCACGGCGGTGTAATGATCGAAGAAAAAGTAGTTTCCGAACCCAACTGGAAAAAACGCAGTGAAGTCCGCTATGAAGAAAAGCAACGAATCGCTACTTTGGCTGCTACGATGGTCAAAGATGGAGACACAATCATCCTAGATGCCGGAACAACAACCGGGCATATCGCAACAGCTTTAAAAGATCGCTCGAAGCTAACAGTTATTACAAATGATATTAATGTTGCTTCTATTATGCGCTTCTCCCCATCTAAAGTAATTGTAACCGGCGGAGTTATTTATCCAGAGACATTCATACTAAATGGCATGATAACGAGCGGAACATTACAAAGCATCCATGTACACAAAGCATTTGTAACGACACCGGCACTTGATATTGACAAAGGCTTAATGCATTATGACGAATACCTTATTCCAGCCAAACAACAAATGCTCCATTCTGCTGATGAAGTGATTTTAGTCACCGATCATACGAAGTTCGGTCGTATTTCATTATACAAATATGCTGCACTTGATGAAATTTCTTCAATAATCACTGGGAAAGAAATAGATCCGGTCTTAAAGGGGCATTTTGAAGAAAAAGGAATGCAAATTTATACCACTTAA
- a CDS encoding glucose-6-phosphate isomerase, translating into MTHIKFDYSKALRFFEERELDYLEPAVKAAHDTLHNGTGAGSDALGWINLPTDYDKEEFARIKKATEKIHSDSEVLIVIGIGGSYLGARAAIETLNHSFYNVLEKGARKTPQVFFAGNSISSSYLHDLIEVVGDRDFSVNVISKSGTTTEPAIAFRIFKELLIKKYGEEGARKRIYATTDKAKGALKTLSDNEGYETFVVPDDVGGRFSVLTAVGLLPIAVSGVDIDALMNGAAAASKDFAKPELKNNIAYQYAAARNVLYRKGKVTELLISYEPGLQYFNEWWKQLFGESEGKDKKGIYPSSANFSTDLHSIGQYIQDGRRNLFETVVKVDKPRHNLTINKEEVDLDGLNYLAGETVDFVNTKAFEGTLLAHTDGEVPNFVVEVPELDAYTFGYLVYFFEKAVAISGYLNGVNPFDQPGVEAYKANMFALLGKPGFEEKKAELEKRLND; encoded by the coding sequence ATGACACATATTAAATTTGATTATTCCAAAGCGCTCCGTTTTTTTGAAGAACGCGAACTTGATTACCTTGAACCAGCAGTAAAAGCAGCACATGATACATTACATAATGGCACTGGTGCGGGAAGTGACGCACTTGGTTGGATTAACCTGCCAACAGATTACGACAAAGAAGAATTTGCTCGTATCAAAAAAGCAACAGAAAAAATTCACAGCGATTCAGAAGTATTAATCGTTATCGGTATCGGCGGTTCTTATCTTGGAGCACGCGCAGCTATCGAAACATTAAATCATTCCTTCTATAATGTACTTGAAAAAGGTGCTCGCAAAACACCACAAGTATTTTTTGCAGGAAATAGCATTAGCTCTTCTTATTTACATGACTTAATTGAAGTAGTTGGCGATCGTGATTTCTCTGTTAATGTTATTTCTAAATCCGGAACTACGACAGAACCTGCAATCGCTTTCCGCATTTTCAAAGAACTATTAATTAAAAAATACGGAGAAGAAGGCGCTAGAAAACGTATTTATGCAACAACTGATAAAGCAAAAGGCGCTCTAAAAACACTATCTGATAACGAAGGCTATGAAACATTTGTTGTTCCTGATGACGTTGGTGGACGTTTCTCCGTTTTAACAGCAGTTGGCTTACTTCCAATCGCGGTTAGCGGTGTTGATATCGATGCTTTAATGAACGGGGCAGCAGCAGCAAGTAAAGATTTTGCTAAACCAGAACTAAAAAACAATATTGCTTATCAATATGCAGCAGCTCGTAACGTCCTTTACCGTAAAGGAAAAGTAACTGAACTTCTAATTAGCTATGAACCAGGTTTGCAATACTTTAACGAGTGGTGGAAACAATTATTCGGCGAAAGTGAAGGGAAAGACAAAAAAGGTATCTACCCATCCAGCGCTAACTTTTCCACTGATTTACATTCGATTGGACAATATATCCAAGATGGACGTCGTAACCTATTTGAAACAGTTGTGAAGGTGGACAAACCACGCCACAATCTAACTATCAATAAAGAAGAAGTAGATTTAGATGGTCTTAACTATCTTGCGGGTGAAACAGTTGATTTCGTTAACACAAAAGCTTTTGAAGGTACACTATTAGCTCATACAGACGGTGAAGTGCCAAACTTTGTTGTCGAAGTACCTGAACTAGATGCGTATACATTCGGCTACCTAGTATATTTCTTTGAAAAAGCAGTAGCGATCAGTGGCTACCTTAATGGCGTAAATCCGTTTGACCAACCGGGAGTAGAAGCATATAAAGCAAATATGTTCGCTCTTCTTGGCAAACCAGGATTTGAAGAGAAAAAAGCAGAACTAGAAAAACGCTTAAACGACTAA
- a CDS encoding lmo2377 family MFS transporter: MTTRKRNLYILMVANLLMSASMTMIMPFLSLYIETFGDYSDSYVQRWAGYIFGVTFLVAFIFSPIWGRIGDKHGYKGILILTSFGLAICIFLMGFAHSVTYLLILRIFMGVVTGFIGVSNAFIARQTPRHEAGKILGTLQLGGVTGMLFGPLIGGAMADLFGFKDTFTITGIAMMLAALLVAFGVKEIRTDEQKEAAKVVYSRRAVLKQIFTLRVLFTVMIITALIQIANFSVQPLLALYVGDMTQSDNIAFLSGLAFSATGFGNLVMTRKWGQLGDKYGYEKILNILLIMAAIFVIPQAFATNLWVFIFFRFLFGIAIGGMGPCTTAYIRLAAPGVMQGEMLGYNQSARFLGNVIGPILGGTLAGYTGIPSVFLFMSFMFFVAFFVLLYALHSDRKRHVNVD, translated from the coding sequence ATGACAACAAGAAAGAGAAATTTGTACATTTTAATGGTTGCTAATCTACTGATGTCAGCCAGTATGACGATGATTATGCCTTTTTTGTCGCTCTATATCGAAACATTTGGCGACTATAGTGATTCTTATGTCCAAAGGTGGGCAGGTTATATTTTCGGGGTTACTTTTTTAGTGGCTTTTATTTTTTCTCCTATTTGGGGACGAATTGGGGATAAACATGGCTATAAAGGTATATTAATTTTAACTTCTTTCGGTTTAGCGATTTGTATTTTCTTGATGGGATTTGCACATTCGGTTACTTATTTGTTGATTTTGCGGATTTTCATGGGAGTTGTTACGGGATTTATTGGTGTTAGTAATGCTTTTATTGCGAGACAAACTCCTAGACATGAAGCTGGAAAAATTCTTGGTACACTGCAGCTTGGGGGTGTAACCGGAATGCTATTTGGACCGTTAATTGGTGGAGCGATGGCGGATTTATTTGGTTTCAAAGATACTTTTACCATTACTGGGATCGCGATGATGCTCGCAGCACTACTTGTCGCTTTTGGTGTAAAAGAAATTCGCACAGACGAACAAAAAGAAGCCGCAAAAGTAGTTTACTCAAGACGTGCTGTTTTAAAACAAATATTCACGCTTCGGGTTCTCTTCACCGTGATGATTATTACTGCACTTATTCAAATTGCTAATTTTAGTGTTCAACCACTGTTGGCACTTTATGTGGGTGATATGACCCAATCAGATAATATAGCATTCTTATCTGGTCTGGCATTTTCTGCGACTGGTTTTGGGAATTTAGTAATGACACGAAAATGGGGGCAACTTGGGGATAAATATGGCTATGAGAAGATTTTAAATATCCTTTTAATTATGGCTGCTATTTTTGTTATTCCACAAGCTTTTGCAACAAATCTATGGGTATTTATTTTTTTCCGATTCTTGTTTGGGATTGCAATTGGCGGCATGGGCCCTTGTACAACGGCATATATTCGCCTCGCAGCGCCTGGTGTGATGCAAGGGGAGATGCTCGGTTACAATCAAAGTGCTAGGTTCTTAGGAAATGTTATCGGTCCAATTCTTGGCGGTACGCTTGCTGGTTATACCGGCATTCCTAGCGTTTTCCTTTTTATGAGCTTCATGTTTTTTGTGGCATTTTTCGTTTTACTTTATGCGCTTCACTCCGACCGAAAACGTCATGTCAATGTCGATTAA
- the yugI gene encoding S1 domain-containing post-transcriptional regulator GSP13, which produces MSTFKVGEVVSGKIAGIQSYGAFVALNDSTQGLVHISEITHGFVKDIHDFLEVGQEVKVKILDIDEEKNKISLSIRATEDAPKEQPAKKKNVSAGENDEGFNTLRDKLEEWIKKADK; this is translated from the coding sequence ATGAGTACATTCAAAGTAGGAGAAGTAGTTTCTGGGAAAATCGCAGGAATTCAAAGTTACGGGGCGTTTGTAGCATTAAATGATTCTACACAAGGTTTAGTCCATATTTCAGAAATTACGCATGGTTTTGTAAAAGACATCCATGATTTCTTAGAGGTAGGGCAAGAGGTCAAAGTGAAAATTTTAGATATTGATGAAGAAAAAAACAAAATCAGTCTCTCTATTAGAGCTACCGAAGACGCACCAAAAGAACAACCAGCCAAAAAGAAAAACGTATCAGCTGGTGAAAATGATGAAGGGTTCAACACACTGCGAGATAAATTAGAAGAATGGATAAAAAAAGCAGATAAATAA
- a CDS encoding ABC transporter ATP-binding protein produces the protein METLLSFENVYKDYPSGPSIIHALKETNFEAKKGELIAIVGPSGSGKSTLLSLAGALLTPTGGTISINDKSISNLSAKEQTSLRLEEIGFIFQAAHLVPYLRVKDQIGFIGKMAGKNAAELEKEATALLAQLGIADRANAFPKDLSGGQKQRVAIARALINQPSVILADEPTASLDTARSREVVTLLRDEVVQTSRTAIMVTHDERMLDLVNHVYRMEDGLLTQES, from the coding sequence ATGGAAACTCTACTATCGTTTGAAAATGTCTATAAAGATTACCCGTCCGGTCCTTCAATTATTCACGCACTGAAGGAAACGAACTTTGAAGCAAAGAAAGGCGAGCTTATTGCGATTGTTGGCCCAAGTGGTTCTGGTAAAAGTACATTACTTTCTCTTGCAGGTGCACTTTTAACACCTACTGGCGGAACTATTTCGATTAATGATAAGTCCATTAGTAATTTATCGGCAAAAGAGCAAACTTCGCTTCGTTTAGAAGAAATCGGCTTTATTTTCCAAGCTGCTCACCTTGTCCCTTACTTACGTGTGAAGGATCAAATTGGCTTTATTGGAAAAATGGCTGGGAAAAATGCTGCTGAATTAGAAAAAGAAGCTACTGCCTTGCTTGCTCAACTTGGAATTGCTGACCGGGCAAACGCTTTTCCAAAAGATTTATCAGGTGGGCAAAAGCAACGTGTCGCAATTGCTCGTGCACTTATTAATCAGCCATCTGTTATTTTAGCGGATGAGCCAACTGCCAGCCTTGATACAGCAAGAAGTCGTGAAGTTGTGACGTTGCTTCGTGATGAAGTAGTACAAACTAGCCGGACTGCGATTATGGTTACCCATGATGAACGGATGCTAGATTTAGTTAATCATGTGTATCGTATGGAAGATGGCTTACTTACTCAAGAAAGTTAA
- a CDS encoding aspartate kinase has translation MKVIKFGGSSLASGIQLNKVFQLVAEDSDRKIVVVSAPGKRFKEDTKVTDLLIDCATKALLGEDTTELFEAVIARYAGIALDTGMDDAIIQQIRSDLQATISSDKSDPDKFLDRMKASGEDNNAKLIASYFKFKGLNANYINPKDAGLLVTDEHASAQVLPESYDRLFALREREGIIVFPGFFGYTKDGEISTFSRSGSDITGAIVANGAQAELYENFTDVDAVYAVNPAIVKNPKKVLELTYREMRELSYAGFSVFHDEALIPAFHAGIPVHIKNTNNPDSCGTRVVHERENNNGPVVGIASDDGFCSIYISKYLMNREIGFGRKVLQILEDSGLNYEHMPSGIDDLTIIIRENQFGEDTEQTIMTRLKEELNADQVIIQHGISLIMVVGETMRHNVGITSRASKALSDAKVNIEMINQGSSEVSIMFGVKEAQENTAVRALYNEFFSEVFV, from the coding sequence ATGAAAGTAATTAAATTTGGTGGGAGTTCTTTAGCATCAGGAATTCAATTAAATAAAGTTTTCCAACTTGTAGCGGAGGATTCTGATCGAAAAATCGTTGTTGTATCAGCTCCTGGTAAACGTTTCAAAGAGGATACAAAAGTGACAGACTTACTTATTGATTGCGCGACAAAAGCACTTTTAGGAGAAGATACGACAGAATTATTTGAAGCTGTCATTGCTAGATACGCCGGAATTGCGCTAGATACTGGAATGGATGATGCAATTATCCAGCAAATTCGCTCAGATTTACAAGCGACAATTTCTTCTGATAAAAGCGATCCAGATAAATTTTTAGATCGAATGAAAGCTAGCGGAGAAGATAATAACGCGAAATTAATCGCGTCTTATTTTAAATTTAAAGGCTTAAATGCCAACTATATTAATCCAAAAGATGCTGGATTACTCGTGACGGACGAACATGCAAGTGCCCAAGTTTTACCTGAATCTTATGACCGCTTGTTTGCACTTCGAGAACGAGAAGGTATCATCGTTTTCCCAGGATTTTTCGGTTACACAAAAGACGGCGAAATCAGTACTTTTTCCAGAAGTGGTTCTGATATTACTGGAGCTATTGTGGCCAATGGGGCGCAAGCTGAGTTATACGAGAATTTTACTGATGTGGACGCAGTTTATGCAGTCAATCCGGCAATTGTAAAAAACCCGAAGAAAGTACTCGAACTAACTTACCGCGAAATGCGCGAACTTTCTTATGCTGGCTTCTCTGTTTTTCATGACGAAGCCTTGATTCCGGCCTTCCATGCGGGGATTCCTGTTCATATTAAAAATACAAACAATCCTGACTCATGTGGAACTCGTGTCGTACATGAACGCGAAAACAACAATGGGCCTGTCGTTGGAATTGCGAGCGACGACGGTTTTTGCAGCATTTATATTAGTAAATATTTAATGAACCGGGAAATTGGCTTTGGTCGAAAAGTGTTACAAATCTTGGAAGACTCTGGGCTGAACTATGAGCATATGCCATCCGGAATTGATGATTTAACTATTATTATTCGCGAAAATCAGTTTGGCGAGGACACCGAACAGACAATTATGACTCGGTTGAAAGAAGAATTAAATGCCGATCAAGTTATTATACAACATGGAATTTCACTAATTATGGTTGTAGGCGAAACAATGCGTCATAATGTCGGGATAACTTCTCGTGCTTCTAAAGCTTTATCCGACGCAAAAGTAAATATTGAAATGATTAATCAAGGCTCTTCAGAAGTAAGCATTATGTTCGGCGTCAAAGAAGCACAGGAAAATACAGCAGTTCGGGCGCTATATAATGAATTCTTTTCGGAGGTCTTCGTTTAA
- a CDS encoding MalY/PatB family protein: MSQFDEVIPRNGTNSEKWDGAEELFGRKDIIPMWVADMDFRAPKPVLDAFQRQIDHGIFGYSTKSERLVDAVINWNKEQHQFEIDPSTLFFNGAVVPTISLAVRSLTNKGDAVLMVSPIYPPFFHVTKATERKVVMSPLVYENHQYHMDFHDLETRIKEENVKLFLLCNPQNPGGRCFSKEELVQLAKLCEKYQIPIVSDEIHADLVMKPHKHIPMMVAAPFYADQIITLMAATKTFNLAAIKASYYIITNKDYQEKFAAEQKYATTNELNVFGIVGTEAAYRYGAPWLNELKEYIYSNYEYVKTSLGKEVPEVGVTDLEATYLMWLDCRSLPKDEKAIYADLIEAGVGVQMGSGFGYSGKGFVRLNIACPKETLEKGVKLLIKGLKK, encoded by the coding sequence TTGAGTCAATTTGATGAAGTCATTCCGCGTAATGGAACTAATTCAGAAAAGTGGGACGGGGCAGAAGAATTATTTGGTCGTAAAGATATTATCCCCATGTGGGTAGCAGACATGGATTTCCGTGCGCCAAAACCTGTACTTGATGCTTTCCAGCGTCAAATCGATCACGGAATTTTTGGTTATTCAACAAAATCAGAGAGGCTTGTCGATGCTGTTATTAATTGGAACAAAGAACAGCATCAGTTCGAAATTGATCCTAGTACACTTTTTTTTAATGGGGCAGTTGTTCCGACAATTTCACTCGCGGTTCGTTCGCTTACTAATAAAGGTGATGCGGTACTGATGGTCTCGCCAATTTATCCGCCTTTCTTCCATGTAACAAAAGCAACGGAACGAAAAGTAGTGATGTCTCCTTTAGTATATGAAAATCACCAATATCATATGGATTTTCATGATTTAGAAACTCGTATAAAAGAGGAAAATGTAAAACTATTCTTACTGTGTAATCCCCAAAACCCAGGTGGTCGTTGTTTTTCAAAAGAGGAATTAGTGCAGTTAGCTAAACTTTGCGAAAAATACCAAATCCCGATTGTTTCTGATGAAATTCATGCCGATTTAGTTATGAAGCCTCACAAACATATTCCAATGATGGTTGCAGCACCGTTTTATGCTGACCAAATTATCACATTAATGGCAGCAACAAAAACATTCAATTTGGCAGCAATTAAAGCTTCCTACTATATTATTACGAATAAAGATTACCAAGAAAAATTTGCCGCAGAACAAAAATATGCCACTACAAACGAGCTTAACGTTTTTGGAATTGTTGGTACAGAAGCAGCTTATCGCTACGGGGCTCCTTGGCTTAACGAGCTTAAGGAATATATTTACAGTAATTATGAATATGTAAAAACTAGTCTTGGAAAAGAAGTTCCAGAAGTCGGTGTCACAGATTTAGAAGCTACTTACCTAATGTGGCTTGATTGCCGTTCATTACCTAAAGATGAAAAAGCCATTTATGCTGATTTAATTGAAGCAGGTGTTGGTGTTCAAATGGGATCAGGATTTGGTTATTCAGGCAAAGGGTTTGTTCGCCTCAATATTGCCTGCCCAAAAGAAACACTTGAAAAAGGCGTAAAACTTCTTATTAAAGGTCTTAAAAAATAG
- a CDS encoding peptidylprolyl isomerase, whose protein sequence is MTYPQLSKEVAPNEIEAEMITNRGTIRIKLFPEIAPKTVENFVTHSKNGYYDGLIFHRVIPEFMIQGGDPDGRGTGGESIWGEAFEDEFSTEAFNLRGALSMANAGPNTNGSQFFIVQKPDMPADMLGQMEQAGFPVEVIEAYKEGGTPWLDGRHTVFGHVIEGMDVVDEIAGLPTGMQDKPVNDVVIEKINIK, encoded by the coding sequence ATGACTTACCCACAATTATCAAAAGAAGTAGCACCTAATGAGATTGAAGCAGAAATGATCACAAACCGAGGAACTATCCGTATCAAATTGTTCCCAGAAATCGCTCCAAAAACAGTAGAAAACTTTGTTACACATTCTAAAAATGGTTATTACGATGGGCTTATTTTCCACCGTGTTATACCTGAATTCATGATCCAAGGTGGGGACCCAGACGGTCGTGGTACTGGTGGCGAAAGTATTTGGGGAGAAGCTTTTGAAGACGAATTTTCTACAGAAGCATTCAATTTGCGCGGCGCTTTATCAATGGCAAACGCTGGCCCAAATACAAACGGCAGCCAATTTTTCATCGTTCAAAAACCAGATATGCCCGCTGACATGCTTGGCCAAATGGAACAAGCTGGCTTCCCAGTGGAAGTTATCGAAGCTTACAAAGAAGGCGGAACTCCTTGGTTAGACGGCCGTCACACTGTTTTCGGTCACGTAATCGAAGGCATGGACGTAGTAGACGAAATAGCAGGACTACCAACTGGCATGCAAGACAAACCAGTGAATGATGTTGTGATTGAGAAGATTAATATTAAATAA
- a CDS encoding NUDIX hydrolase — MKRSIHVQAFVYNEKKDEVLVVRNRNMIWTFPGGQVEPDQTMEEAIANKVKSQTNIDVKVESILSCKERRATWEHVCTFVFRAKPTGDIAAVEHGDSVFHVKWLPIPLADDLLNIDQLTLNELLRSEGVLYENYT, encoded by the coding sequence GTGAAAAGGTCTATTCATGTGCAAGCATTTGTTTATAATGAGAAGAAAGATGAGGTATTGGTAGTGAGAAATCGCAATATGATTTGGACATTTCCAGGCGGGCAAGTAGAACCCGACCAAACAATGGAAGAGGCTATCGCTAACAAAGTAAAAAGCCAAACGAATATAGATGTGAAAGTCGAGTCCATTTTGTCCTGCAAAGAGCGACGTGCTACTTGGGAGCATGTTTGTACGTTCGTCTTTCGGGCAAAACCAACTGGAGACATAGCAGCTGTCGAACATGGCGATAGCGTTTTCCATGTAAAATGGCTTCCGATTCCACTTGCAGATGATTTATTAAATATAGACCAATTAACTTTAAATGAACTGCTTAGAAGCGAAGGCGTCCTATATGAAAACTATACCTAA